Within Sporosarcina sp. PTS2304, the genomic segment CTTCTCTACAATACCGCGCTGAATTTGGTAATACGTTAGATTTTGCGTGGCGGTAAAGTCTGAGAAGAAAGCGGGCGTTTCTACTAAAAAGCCCATCCTTCGCCTGGCATGAACTACGTCACTGCCCGTGGTTCCGAACAACTGGATGTCTCCTGACGTTGGGCGCATTTGTCCAGCTAGCATTTTAAAAAGCGTCGATTTTCCAGATCCATTCGGTCCAATCAATGCACAGATTTCTCCTTTTTGTATCGAGAAATCAAGTGGCTGGATAACAGTCACTCCTTTAAACGCTTTCGTTAGTTGATACGTTTGAATAATCGTCTCCATAATAGTGGCTCCTTTGCTAAACTTCTTGATACGTCTATGTTAGCGCAGATTTCTTTAATATCCTGTAAGCGAATCATAAAGAAATCATAAGGAATTACACAAGCATGAATCCAATCCCCCAAATCGTTTGAATATATTCATCAGAAGTATGTTCAGCCAGTTTCTTGCGGATATTCGACACATGCACACTGATCGTATTATCATCTCCAAAGTACGTCCCTTTCCAAATCTCTTCGTAAATAGACTTTTTCGAAAACGCACGCTCTGGATTTTTCATGAATAAAGACAAAATATCAAATTCAGCATTGGTCAACTGCAGTTCCTGTTCGCCTAAAGACACTGCCAGTTTATCTGTATGTAAAGTCAATTCGCGCCAAACAATATTCGTAGTAGCTAGTTGATGAAGATTCGACTTTCGCAACTGAACTTCCACTCTCGCTAGCACCTCTTGTGGATGAAACGGCTTCGTTATATAATCATCCGCTCCCATCTTCAATACATTCACTTTATCCTCAATATCTACCTTTGCCGAAATCACAATGATCGGGATCGAACTTTCCGCTCGAATCTCTTCTATCAATTCCTCACCGCTTTTCCCTGGCAACATTAAGTCCAATATAATTAAGTCAAAACGAGCCGCTTGCAACTGCAACAAACCTTCCGTTCCCGAATAAGCGGAAATCGTTTCTATACTTTCTGTTGTTAAAATGACACTGAGTAGCTTACTGATTTCTGGATCGTCTTCAATAAGTAAAATTCTTTTATTTTCATTCATCGTCATCACCTATCTTTTTCGTGGATATGGTTATCATAGTATTGAGTATACCTAATCTACGGCAAAAGAAAAAACACCCATCATCACAATGAGTGTTCCAACCAAACTTATGAAAGCCATTTCGGCGGCGTATTCTTCGACCAATAAATATCCCCAACGGTATGATGCGCCACAAACCCATCTTCCGCCGTATGGTAATGGAAATTATAAAAATACCCATCGATCGGGCGCTTTTCCGTACGTACATGGAAACGGATCAGATCTTGCTCCGCCGTTTTATCATACACATGGAAAATCTTTTCCGCGTAATCGCCTGAAGGTTGTTCCGTGATCGCAAGACGTCGGTCTGCAGCATTATGTATAGTCGTCTGAATCACTGCTTCGATTCGAGGGAAAATCTCTGTATCAAACTCGTCCTGAATCTTCGGACCAATACGCGTCCCGAACTTCTCATACGCTAATACCCTCGCATGATCCACCAACTGCTGATCTTCCAAATACGTCGGCAGCGCAACTAAATCATCAGCGGTTTCTTCAATCGCCAGCGAATATTGCGTATCCCCACTTCGCGCATCCGTCTCATTCGGCTCATCCTTATCTTGAAAACTCAGCCAAATCTCATGACTCGGCGTAATCGCCCCAAGTGTCAACACAGCCACCGACGCAATCATCAACCGCTGCAACCACTGCTTCATCTTCATCACTCCCTTCAACAAATCGTCATACATCCTACTATCTCATACGAAATCCACCACAAAAGGTTTCATCTTTCCTACTTTCATTGTACAATATAATCAAACTTCAATCACACAGTTCACAAAATATTCTCTGATTGCAAGTTAAACGAAAGTAACCTATACGCTACATACAAAGGGGGTCGCAACAATGGACGTTAACCTACTACTAGGAATCTTTATGCTCGTACTAACTTTATACCTGGCCTCACTATGTGTCACAAACGGCTAACAAAAGCGAAAGACGCCGTTCAGACTCGACAGGCATCTGTAACTAGACGAAACAAAGCGCCCACCTATTAACTAGATGGGCGCTTATTAACGTCTACTTATTTATTTCCAAAACTCTGAAACCTTCCCCCTTAAAAAACGAACTACTTAGAAACGAATGAAATGGGGAATTCAAATGAAAAAGAAAGTTTTAATACTTCCGATGTTGCTAATCATTCTTGCCGTCATGAACGTTAAACCCATTCTCACAGCAGCCTGTTCCTGTATGGCTCCACCTACTGCCGATTTAGCCCTATCCGAAGCAACTGCTGTTTTTAGTGGGGAAGTGGAAGAAGTTAAGAAAAACACTAAGGACAATGGAAAAACCGTTATTTTTACTGTACAAGAAACATGGAAAGGAATCGACAGCCAAACGATTTCCGTATTTACCGGCAATGATTCAGCATCCTGCGGAATCAATTTCGAAGTCGGCAAAGAATATTTAGTCTACGCTCATACAATGGACTCCAACGGAAAAAACATTTTAGCTACTACACTTTGCGACAGAACAGCTGAACTAGCGAACGCTACCGATGACCTTGCATTAATTGGAGAAGGTCAACTCCCAACACAAACAGAACAACCTGCCGACTCCTCAACAAATCCGTATTACTTATACGCAGGCATAGTAGTCGTTGTAGCATTGATTGGGCTATTCATCTGGAAACGTGCTAAGAAGAAGTAAGTTGGAAAATCACTTATAACAAAACGCTCCAACAGACCAAAAATGATCAGTTGGAGCAAAATCACATTATTTCTCAAGCACACCATAATGCACTTTCGTATACGGACGGATTTGCTGCACAAAACCAAATCGCTCGAAAACCGGTGACTCATAATGATCCTTCAACACGACACGGCGCCTACATACCCGCAACGCCTCCGTCACCCATTCCTCAGTCACATGGAAGTCCGCGCCAACCTCACGCAGCACTTCAAAATTAGAAGCCTCTTCAATCGGCGTCGTAAACATCGGATCCAAAAACACCACATCTCGCGAATTACTCCGACAACTCTTCAAAAACGACACAGCTTCCGAATGAATTACTTCCACGCGCGCCATCGCATCCTGCAGCAGAGGAAAATCAATCGGAAAGCGGCACAAGCCAACCTCCGTTAAAAATGCCACCACCGCATCCGCCTCGATTCCTTCCACTCGACCATCTGCGCCCACAATACTAGCCGCAATAATCGCATCCGAACCAAGACCGAGCGTACAATCCAAAAACGAATCGCCTCGCATGAGTTCCGTTGCCGCAACCAACGGATCCACTTCACCTTTACCCATTCGCCTCAACCGATACGTCGCCGAATTCGGATGAAAAAACAACGGCTCCGCACTACCCCTCTTATAAAACGAATAGCGGTCCTTCCCCGCTACTAGAACATCCGCTTGATAGACGTCCTGCAACTTCGGAATAGACCGCTTCTTTCGTTCCACAGCAAGCGCCTGCAAGCGAGCCGCAGCTTCTTCTACCAAAGCCACAGACTGCGCATCCGGCCGCCCTGCCGTCGTCACGATCAGCTTCACTGACCGACAACATTCGTCAATACATCAACGAGATGATCTTTAATTTGCTCTTTCTGGAAGTTCTCAATCTGCTCACGCGGAACAAAGTAGACCAACTTCCCATTATCCCAAATCGCCACAGAAGGTGAACTCGGTGGAATCTCCGGGAAATGCGCACGCAACGCCTCCGTCGCCTCCTTATCCTGTCCTGCAAATACCGTTAGTAAATGATCCGGCTTCACTTCCGCCACTGCTTCACGTACCGCTGGGCGTGCAAGTCCCGCTGCACAGCCACAGACTGAATTGATCACGATTAGCGCTGAGCCTTTTAGGTTTTTAAGTGTCTCGTCTACGGATTCAGCTGTTGTGAGTTCTGTGAAACCTGCATTTGTTAGTTCTTCGCGCATGGGTGTTATGATCCCGCGCATGTATTCATCGTATGCGTTCATTTGAAAATCTCCGCCTTTCATAGTTGGGTATATTCTTCGGTTGGTGCTCAGTTTTAATAGTATAGGATTGGCGGGATTATTTCACGTGATTGAGATGGGGAAAGTGAAAAGAACGTCCTGGGGTGGACGTTCTTTTTAATGTATATTCCAAAAATCAAAACACCTCGTTAAATTTGCCGTGTACCCACCGTTTTAAATCGTTCAAAAGCTTGTTCATCATTAAATATTTTCAACTCTTCAAAATACACTTTTTGCTGAAGTATTTCAGCCTCGTACTGTAGCATAGAATTTAAAGGTACTTTCGAATGAATCAACTCTTTCAACAAATTTGTGAGCGGTTCACCAATAGCTTGTTTAAAATTGAATCCAAGCATTTGCAGTATAGAAAAGGTCTCTTTGGATAGTAACGGCTTAAACAACGCCATTGCCTTTTGTGCATGAGCTGCTGATTCTTCATCGCTTTCCTCCATTAACTGCTCGATAATTGGGATTAAACTATTGGTTATATAATCAATATCCTCATCGGAGATTTTCTGCATGATGAGTTGCTCTTCATAAACCTGGACAATTTGAATCAATTCATTTTTCTCAGAAATTAACTCACTAATAATTTGTTCTAAACTGTTTATTGTCGTGCTATCTTCTTTCGCTTCTTTTGCTAATCTAATTTTATCCATGACTACCGGAACACTGTTTTTAGATACCAGATTAGTAAACTTCGCACCCAATGCAATTAACTCTGTACTAACATCCACTATTACTCCTCCTTCAATACATACATTAACTCTAATATAAATATGCCAACATTTCGAACCTTTGATCCATAGTTTCATTCAGAGCAAATTACTAATACCAAAATAGTTCATTGTCTTAAATACATTGTCACATTTCTATTGCCGCAAGTTCCGCTTTAGATATTAAATAATTAACAAAAGCAGAACAAGCTACGATCATAAATTTTGCATCTTCAGAAGAAACGTTTTCATCTTCTGTAAGAGAGTGTCTAATCCCATCCCCATCACTGGTGTAACCGTATATTTTTTCGAAACCAGATTTTAAAGCCCCATGAAGTGGTATCTCTAATAACTTGTTCAACTTATCTAATGCATTTTTTAACTCTGCTTTACTTTCAGATGTAATAAGTTTTGCAACACCTTCAACAGCGCTTATGGATTCTTTGATTGAATTTCGATAACTCGGATTCGACCTATCAGATAGTAAACTTAATGCACTCTCTATGTGAATTGAAACATGCTTAAGTTTTTTATTATTGATTGCTTCTTCAATTGATTGAATTTCAATTTCTTCAACTATTGGAGTTATATCGTATCCAACAAGCCTATATCCAGACATTTCTTTTTCCAATTCATTATTTATTTTTTCTTTAAATGAATTATAATCATACTTCTGTTTAGCTATGAACTCTATAAGGTCGTATATTTCATACCACTTTGCAATCTCAAAAAAATAGCGCTCAGTGTGCCTCTCAAAACTTTCCCAAGTAGATGGGAATTCATTAATTCTCTCCTTAAAAAAATTGATCCATAGGGTATCAGATAAGTCTAGTAGTCTTTTATAGCTAGACTTTTCTCCGTAAGATGAATTTAAATTATAATCACCTTGAAAGCATGTTTTTTGCATAGCATTCCAAAGACCAGTTTTCAGAGCAGTATCGATACCTTCAATTTGAAAAAAATCTCTTACATTTTTATACCCATATCTTTGCGAAAAAAATGTCATCCTCTTTCTTCTCCTTTCTAGACCATTATTTATATACTTCCCTAAAGTCTACACGTAAGCCAAATGTACATATTCGGCTCACATAGACATCTTCTACAACGTATTTCCTTATCGAATTAAATGAGATCTTTGAAACTTACGATCTGAGTTTTGCACGTAAACGTGGATTTCCTTAAAGCCTGTACGACCACGGTTTTTAAAGCTCTGTAGTACAATCTCTTTAGTGTTTTGAGTATTGGTAGTTGCAAAGACATTTACACGTTTATATTTCAAATGGTATTCATGTGTTTGTTTTCTAACTCCTTCTACAAATTTTCGATTGTAGGTTCTAACACCAGAAAAACCATTTGTACGTTCTATTATAAGTGTAGGTAGGTTCATCTTATCATCCGGTAGATCATCTAATTTTATTAGATAAGTATCGGATAGGATTAAATTAATTTCATCACCCTTATCATCAATATTTTGTGTAATTATTTTGGGTTCATCAATCTCTTCAGGATGTGAATCCGAATTGGAGCATTCGAAAGTTTCTTTGAATAAAAGTTTAAACTGTAAATACAGGGGGATTCCAACCAGGGTTATTTTTTTATATCCTAAGAACCTCGATAAAATAAAATAATTCATATGAAAGTCAAAATGTTTATTTCCGACATTAAATATTTTATCCTTATTGAAAAACCTAAATAGGATTAGTACCACTATAGAAAGAATTAAACCGATAAATAGAGCAATTATTTTCTTATTAGGTACGATTTCGTAAATCTGATTCTTTATACCGCCAAAATTACGATCAGCCACCAGACCAAAAACTTCCCACAATAAATCTACCGGTAATACCATTGAAATTATTAATGGAATTGCGACTAGTACACCTTGTAATATTACTTTTAATTTATTTATAATTAACAGCCTCCCTTTAACAACAAATATTGTTCTTCCCATTCACTTCTAGAAAATCGTTTACGCATCTGCTGAACTTTTTCAAAATAGCGGCATGTTGAAAGTCTTTTTTTACACCCGCAAGGACAAACTAAGCGGTTAGCCTCTCTTTTGTTTTTGCTTAATAGAACCAACATATAACATACCTGTTTTACTTCTGATAAATTGAAAAGTTTCTTAAAGTCATCAATTAATCCTTTATTCCCATGTTCTAGTTCTCCGAAAACAAAATCTTTTCCCGTCTTCAATTTGAGTGTAATTGCAAATAAGTAGGGCAGTATACATTTTTCAAAGAAGTTAGTTAAACTTGGATTTCTTTGAATAACGATTTTCAAGCGAATAGGGGCTCCCAAACAAATAGAGCCATCGCAATTAACGTGATTTACAGGTTTTTTCTCTATTCTATTAGACAACTCATACACTTCAGGCAAAGATCTCGGATAATCTTCCGGGATTTTAATACGTAGTTTATAATTAATTTGAACCTCTCCGTATTGTTCGTGAGAAAGACTGGCCTGATAATTACCTTCTACAGTAACTGCTTCGTCTAAAGAAGGTTTGAATCTGAACATAGAGTAATGTTGAATGAAATCAGAAACATACTGAATGGTCATCTTCTTCTCCACGGTCGAACAGAAGGTGTTGCAACGACTTTTCTTTGCGGCATTGGCAATTTATAACCGTACTCTTCTTGCAATTTCTCCTCACTAAAGTCCAATGCAAAACCCTGCTCTAAAATGCATCTTATCTCCTTAACATCTCGTCCCTTAACTAGTTGATTGAAATCTGTTTTAGCTTGTTCTAGCCACAAATAAAAACTTTTCTCCAATTCAAATCTTTCGAAGTCCGGATTGTCCCACCGATCAGTAAAATCTTCTTCTGGCATAACTGGATTTGAAATTCTAGGAATACTAGCGCTAATGTAGTTTCGCATTGTGTTTAATATATTAATGATAGCTTCCTCAATACTTTCTTCACCATTGTAAGCTCTAGCAGCCAAAGTAGTAATAATTATTGATATCGGCTTACTGTCTTTTGACATTGTATCTTCGAACATCGTATCTCTATGACGTTTTAATAACTGGATACAGCGCTGCAAGACAGACTTTTCCCCATATGTTGGTATAGGTTCAATACTGGCCTCAAATATACCGCGTTTTTTTAATGTGATCTTATTTTGAAACCATAGCAAATATCCTTGCTGGTTACTGATATGCCATTCTTCTGAAACCACATTATAGCTGTCCTTTTCTTTGTCTGGTATATTAACCGCATGAATAGCTAAGTTAGCTGCTAATTGTTTATTA encodes:
- a CDS encoding response regulator transcription factor; amino-acid sequence: MNENKRILLIEDDPEISKLLSVILTTESIETISAYSGTEGLLQLQAARFDLIILDLMLPGKSGEELIEEIRAESSIPIIVISAKVDIEDKVNVLKMGADDYITKPFHPQEVLARVEVQLRKSNLHQLATTNIVWRELTLHTDKLAVSLGEQELQLTNAEFDILSLFMKNPERAFSKKSIYEEIWKGTYFGDDNTISVHVSNIRKKLAEHTSDEYIQTIWGIGFMLV
- a CDS encoding nucleotidyltransferase, which encodes MNQKTLLVEMLEQLDLPKSVEEKVHKRYQSIAEWFMRDDSTLMDVDIFVQGSFGQGTTIKPLREGDEYDLDMSCKVNIPNFKSEYTQKELMDMMKNELELYRKKVGIHHEVKERRRCIRLCYKDEVPFHIDFVPSIPLEEKKTNEYRSMLFGSYKDNKQLAANLAIHAVNIPDKEKDSYNVVSEEWHISNQQGYLLWFQNKITLKKRGIFEASIEPIPTYGEKSVLQRCIQLLKRHRDTMFEDTMSKDSKPISIIITTLAARAYNGEESIEEAIINILNTMRNYISASIPRISNPVMPEEDFTDRWDNPDFERFELEKSFYLWLEQAKTDFNQLVKGRDVKEIRCILEQGFALDFSEEKLQEEYGYKLPMPQRKVVATPSVRPWRRR
- a CDS encoding YpjP family protein, with amino-acid sequence MKQWLQRLMIASVAVLTLGAITPSHEIWLSFQDKDEPNETDARSGDTQYSLAIEETADDLVALPTYLEDQQLVDHARVLAYEKFGTRIGPKIQDEFDTEIFPRIEAVIQTTIHNAADRRLAITEQPSGDYAEKIFHVYDKTAEQDLIRFHVRTEKRPIDGYFYNFHYHTAEDGFVAHHTVGDIYWSKNTPPKWLS
- a CDS encoding BrxA/BrxB family bacilliredoxin; protein product: MNAYDEYMRGIITPMREELTNAGFTELTTAESVDETLKNLKGSALIVINSVCGCAAGLARPAVREAVAEVKPDHLLTVFAGQDKEATEALRAHFPEIPPSSPSVAIWDNGKLVYFVPREQIENFQKEQIKDHLVDVLTNVVGQ
- a CDS encoding class I SAM-dependent methyltransferase — encoded protein: MERKKRSIPKLQDVYQADVLVAGKDRYSFYKRGSAEPLFFHPNSATYRLRRMGKGEVDPLVAATELMRGDSFLDCTLGLGSDAIIAASIVGADGRVEGIEADAVVAFLTEVGLCRFPIDFPLLQDAMARVEVIHSEAVSFLKSCRSNSRDVVFLDPMFTTPIEEASNFEVLREVGADFHVTEEWVTEALRVCRRRVVLKDHYESPVFERFGFVQQIRPYTKVHYGVLEK
- a CDS encoding AbiJ-NTD4 domain-containing protein is translated as MTFFSQRYGYKNVRDFFQIEGIDTALKTGLWNAMQKTCFQGDYNLNSSYGEKSSYKRLLDLSDTLWINFFKERINEFPSTWESFERHTERYFFEIAKWYEIYDLIEFIAKQKYDYNSFKEKINNELEKEMSGYRLVGYDITPIVEEIEIQSIEEAINNKKLKHVSIHIESALSLLSDRSNPSYRNSIKESISAVEGVAKLITSESKAELKNALDKLNKLLEIPLHGALKSGFEKIYGYTSDGDGIRHSLTEDENVSSEDAKFMIVACSAFVNYLISKAELAAIEM